In one Pseudodesulfovibrio tunisiensis genomic region, the following are encoded:
- a CDS encoding SF1B family DNA helicase RecD2: MPDDKLTLLSSAEVQSIVFHNAENGYVIARVRAKDEPGTITITGVMGEIQAGENLDIHGKWVVHPKYGPQFEVVTFEQTRPATENGVIKFLSSSIKGVGEKTAATLVERFGVAVLDLLDEEPEKLLEVKGISKRKLEDIIESWSKQREIKNLLVFLQTHGVPTTFAGKIFHLYGAQATKKLKANPYDLAYEIRGVGFRTADTMALKLGFATDCPQRLEAALVYTMFTECERNGHMFLPKERLMSDVLRILDGVDYEKIESSLYALQEKQRVKIEDLPEQEIDQAVYLMHFYHYENEITQRLYQLVNHPSPVSRKKISQALPKVEGELGFTLSEEQRKAVFEACGNKVFIVTGGPGTGKTTITRAIVRTLKELGLRIKQAAPTGRAAKRMTEATGLDSQTIHRLLQYQPDGGFHYCQDKKFKADVLVVDEASMVDSHLFVSLLRAMPHTCRLILVGDVNQLPSVGPGNVLHDLINSGQVPCAVLTHIFRQAQESFIVVNAHRINEGKMPRQHPALAPEADFYWLPQEDPLKVQKLIMDSVCDRIPDAYGLDPLRDVQVLTPMHKGDVGTQALNALLQERLNPLRLGQRELKRGNTRYRIGDRVLQLRNNYDKEVFNGDLGWIVDLDVADNELYIEFDGNHVHYEQSDLDELTLAYAVSVHKSQGSEYSAVVMPVVTQHYMLLQRNLLYTGLTRARKLAIMVGSERAMQIGLNTVTSGKRMTNLSFRLADMFSGNRLA; the protein is encoded by the coding sequence ATGCCAGACGACAAACTCACGCTGCTCTCTTCAGCCGAAGTCCAGAGCATTGTCTTTCACAATGCCGAGAACGGCTATGTCATTGCCCGGGTGCGGGCCAAGGATGAACCCGGCACCATCACCATCACGGGCGTCATGGGTGAGATTCAGGCGGGCGAAAATCTGGACATTCACGGCAAGTGGGTCGTGCATCCCAAATATGGTCCGCAGTTCGAGGTGGTCACCTTTGAACAGACCCGTCCCGCCACGGAAAACGGGGTCATCAAGTTCTTGTCCTCGTCCATCAAGGGGGTGGGGGAGAAGACAGCGGCAACGCTGGTGGAAAGGTTCGGCGTGGCCGTGCTGGACCTGCTGGACGAGGAGCCGGAAAAGCTGCTTGAGGTTAAGGGCATTTCCAAAAGGAAGCTTGAAGACATCATCGAATCCTGGTCCAAGCAGCGGGAAATCAAGAATCTGCTGGTTTTTCTGCAAACCCACGGCGTGCCTACCACGTTTGCCGGCAAGATTTTTCATCTCTATGGGGCTCAGGCCACCAAAAAGCTCAAGGCCAATCCCTATGATCTGGCCTATGAAATCCGTGGGGTCGGCTTTCGTACAGCCGATACCATGGCGCTCAAGCTCGGATTTGCCACGGATTGCCCGCAGCGGCTGGAAGCGGCTCTGGTCTATACCATGTTCACCGAGTGCGAACGCAACGGTCACATGTTTCTGCCCAAGGAACGGCTGATGTCCGACGTGCTGCGCATTCTTGATGGCGTGGATTACGAGAAGATCGAGAGCAGCCTGTATGCGCTTCAGGAAAAGCAGCGGGTGAAGATCGAGGACCTGCCCGAACAGGAAATCGATCAGGCCGTGTACCTGATGCATTTCTATCATTACGAGAACGAAATCACGCAGCGGCTTTACCAGCTCGTGAATCACCCGTCGCCCGTAAGTCGGAAAAAGATTTCACAGGCCCTGCCCAAGGTGGAGGGCGAACTCGGGTTCACCCTGTCCGAGGAACAGCGCAAGGCCGTGTTCGAGGCGTGCGGCAACAAGGTCTTCATTGTCACGGGCGGACCGGGAACGGGCAAGACCACCATAACCCGGGCCATTGTTCGTACGCTCAAGGAGTTGGGCCTCAGGATCAAGCAGGCCGCGCCCACGGGCCGGGCCGCCAAGCGCATGACCGAGGCGACCGGACTGGATTCCCAGACCATTCATCGTCTGCTTCAGTATCAGCCCGACGGCGGATTTCACTATTGTCAGGACAAGAAATTCAAGGCCGATGTGCTGGTGGTGGACGAGGCCAGCATGGTGGACTCGCATCTGTTCGTCTCCCTGCTTCGCGCCATGCCGCACACCTGTCGCCTGATTCTGGTGGGCGACGTGAACCAGCTTCCCAGCGTGGGGCCGGGCAATGTGCTGCACGACCTGATCAACAGCGGACAGGTTCCCTGTGCCGTACTGACCCATATCTTTCGACAGGCGCAGGAAAGTTTCATCGTGGTCAATGCGCACCGCATCAATGAAGGAAAGATGCCGAGACAGCATCCGGCGCTGGCCCCGGAAGCGGATTTCTACTGGCTGCCTCAGGAAGACCCGCTCAAGGTGCAGAAGCTCATCATGGACAGCGTGTGCGACCGCATTCCCGATGCATACGGACTGGACCCGCTGCGCGACGTGCAGGTACTCACGCCCATGCACAAGGGCGATGTGGGTACGCAGGCACTCAACGCTCTGCTTCAGGAGCGCCTCAATCCGCTGCGCCTGGGACAGCGCGAGCTCAAGCGCGGCAACACCCGCTACCGCATCGGGGACCGCGTGCTGCAACTGCGCAACAATTACGACAAGGAAGTCTTCAACGGCGACCTTGGCTGGATCGTTGATCTGGATGTGGCGGACAACGAGCTGTACATCGAGTTCGACGGCAACCATGTCCACTACGAACAGTCCGATCTGGACGAGCTTACCTTGGCTTACGCCGTGAGCGTGCACAAGTCGCAGGGCAGCGAATATTCGGCAGTGGTCATGCCCGTGGTAACGCAGCACTACATGCTGCTTCAGCGCAATCTTCTCTATACCGGGCTGACGCGCGCCCGCAAGCTTGCCATCATGGTCGGCAGTGAGCGCGCCATGCAGATCGGTCTGAACACGGTCACGTCCGGCAAACGCATGACCAACCTTTCGTTCAGGCTGGCTGACATGTTTTCCGGCAATCGTCTCGCATAG
- a CDS encoding ferritin produces MLSQKMENALNDQMNWEIYSAHIYLSMSSDFSRKGLPGIAQWMLAQYQEEMFHAMRFFNYINEAGGHAKLGVIDAPPYEWESPLKAFEVALEHEQGVTSRINALADLAMEERNHAVGIFLQWFISEQVEEEDTVGDIVGKLKMVGDGGGLFMLDRDLGTRVFTPPTTA; encoded by the coding sequence ATGCTCAGCCAGAAAATGGAAAATGCGCTCAATGATCAGATGAATTGGGAAATCTACTCGGCGCATATCTATCTCTCCATGTCTTCGGATTTTTCCCGCAAGGGCCTGCCCGGCATTGCCCAGTGGATGCTGGCCCAGTATCAGGAAGAGATGTTCCATGCCATGAGATTTTTCAACTATATCAACGAAGCTGGTGGGCACGCCAAGCTCGGCGTGATCGATGCGCCGCCCTACGAGTGGGAATCGCCGCTCAAGGCGTTCGAGGTTGCTCTGGAGCATGAGCAGGGCGTGACTTCGCGCATCAACGCACTGGCCGATCTGGCCATGGAAGAGCGCAACCACGCCGTGGGCATCTTCCTCCAGTGGTTCATCTCCGAGCAGGTGGAGGAAGAGGATACCGTGGGCGACATCGTGGGCAAGCTCAAGATGGTCGGCGACGGCGGCGGCCTCTTCATGCTGGACCGCGACCTTGGTACGCGGGTATTCACTCCGCCGACAACGGCATGA
- a CDS encoding 2-oxoacid:acceptor oxidoreductase subunit alpha, with protein sequence MTETSINILIGGEAGQGLVTIGQLMAKALIRAGYNILVHQDYMSRIRGGHNTFAIRTGPDPIYAAVEDVDILVALNAETLELHREELTDRAIVVVDEAIDCQGMNALRVPFKELAPKPLFHNTVALGVLGASVCNDVSILEGLLHETFHKKGDEIVQANVEVLRKAYDWVREQEFDFTCMPPPPENPEPAMMINGNEAIAMGALAAGCNFLSFYPMTPSTSVALTLISKGAALGMVAEQAEDEIAAINMALGASYAGARSVVTTSGGGFALMVEGISLAGITETPVVVVLVQRPGPATGLPTRTEQGDLNLALYAGHGEFPRAIFAPGTPEECFYLTYRAFDLAEKYQTPCFVLSDQYLADSYRNVPRFDPDLPEVASSVLEPENPAEYKRYAMTDDGISPRAIPGFSEALVKADSDEHDEAGHIIEDGPTRIGMNSKRIVKACGMWHEVVPPEYYGEEGADVVLLCWGSTLGPCLEAMESMKDHTCGVLHFKQVYPLNEDQFMDFLEGAGHVVAVEGNATAQFARLLGQETGFRVSSFILRFDGRPLTSWYILKGLESII encoded by the coding sequence ATGACGGAAACGAGCATCAACATTCTTATCGGCGGCGAAGCCGGGCAGGGGCTGGTCACCATAGGCCAGCTCATGGCCAAGGCCCTGATTCGTGCCGGGTACAACATTCTGGTGCATCAGGATTACATGTCGCGCATTCGCGGCGGTCACAACACCTTTGCCATCCGTACCGGGCCGGACCCGATTTACGCGGCGGTCGAGGACGTGGACATTCTGGTGGCGCTCAATGCCGAAACTCTGGAGTTGCATCGGGAGGAACTGACCGACCGGGCCATTGTGGTGGTGGATGAAGCCATTGATTGTCAGGGAATGAATGCGCTCCGGGTGCCGTTCAAGGAGTTGGCTCCCAAGCCGTTGTTTCACAATACCGTGGCGCTCGGGGTGCTTGGCGCATCCGTGTGCAATGACGTTTCGATTCTGGAAGGGCTGTTGCACGAGACGTTTCACAAGAAGGGTGACGAGATAGTGCAGGCCAATGTGGAAGTGCTGCGCAAGGCCTACGATTGGGTTCGGGAGCAGGAGTTCGATTTCACCTGCATGCCGCCCCCACCCGAGAATCCGGAACCGGCCATGATGATCAACGGCAATGAGGCCATTGCCATGGGCGCACTGGCTGCGGGCTGCAATTTCCTGTCCTTCTACCCCATGACGCCGTCCACCTCGGTGGCTTTGACCCTGATCAGCAAGGGGGCGGCTCTGGGGATGGTGGCGGAACAGGCCGAGGACGAGATCGCGGCCATCAACATGGCCCTTGGCGCATCCTATGCCGGTGCGCGGTCCGTGGTCACCACGTCCGGGGGCGGTTTTGCCCTCATGGTCGAGGGCATCAGTCTTGCCGGGATCACGGAAACTCCGGTTGTCGTGGTGCTGGTGCAGCGGCCCGGTCCGGCCACGGGCCTGCCCACGCGGACCGAGCAGGGCGACCTGAATCTGGCGTTGTATGCCGGACATGGCGAATTCCCGCGCGCAATTTTTGCGCCCGGCACTCCCGAGGAATGCTTTTATCTGACCTACCGGGCCTTTGATCTGGCCGAAAAATATCAGACTCCGTGCTTTGTTCTTTCCGATCAGTATCTTGCGGATTCCTATCGCAATGTGCCTCGTTTCGATCCGGATCTTCCCGAAGTGGCGTCGTCCGTGCTGGAGCCGGAAAATCCTGCTGAATACAAGCGGTATGCCATGACCGACGACGGAATTTCACCACGGGCGATTCCCGGATTTTCCGAGGCGCTGGTCAAGGCGGATTCCGACGAGCATGACGAGGCCGGGCATATCATCGAGGATGGACCGACCCGCATCGGCATGAATTCCAAGCGGATCGTCAAGGCGTGCGGCATGTGGCACGAGGTGGTGCCGCCCGAATATTACGGGGAGGAAGGCGCGGACGTGGTCCTGCTGTGCTGGGGGTCGACCCTGGGGCCGTGTCTGGAAGCCATGGAAAGCATGAAGGATCACACGTGCGGCGTGCTGCATTTCAAGCAGGTCTACCCGCTCAATGAAGATCAGTTCATGGATTTTCTGGAGGGCGCCGGACATGTGGTTGCCGTGGAAGGCAATGCCACGGCCCAGTTCGCGCGGCTGCTCGGTCAGGAAACCGGATTCCGGGTGTCGAGCTTCATCCTGCGGTTTGATGGCAGGCCGCTCACGTCGTGGTACATTCTCAAGGGTCTTGAAAGCATCATCTAG
- a CDS encoding 2-oxoacid:ferredoxin oxidoreductase subunit beta: MVSMEEYGKFETAWCPGCGNHAILACLKQALAELELAPHQVCIVSGIGQAAKTPQYMNCNMFNGLHGRALPVAQGVKLANPELAVVAVSGDGCSYGEGGNHFLAALRRNVNMTLIAHDNQIYGLTKGQASPTTARGQATKAQPGGSPSEPLNPVALAVTMKAGFVARAFSGEKDHLVTMIKQAICHPGFALVDVLQPCVSFNKVNTFAWYRERCYKLGEDHNSADWDAAMTVAMEFDERIPIGILYRNSRAPFGSGMPGLEKGPLALRSVNREELVSILAGFE; the protein is encoded by the coding sequence ATGGTATCCATGGAAGAGTACGGCAAATTCGAAACCGCCTGGTGCCCGGGATGCGGCAATCACGCCATCCTTGCCTGTCTCAAGCAGGCTCTGGCCGAACTGGAACTGGCTCCGCATCAGGTCTGCATCGTGTCCGGCATTGGACAGGCGGCCAAGACCCCGCAGTACATGAACTGCAACATGTTCAACGGGCTGCACGGCAGGGCGCTTCCGGTTGCGCAGGGGGTGAAGCTCGCCAATCCCGAACTTGCCGTGGTGGCGGTTTCCGGGGACGGCTGTTCCTACGGCGAAGGAGGCAACCATTTTCTCGCGGCATTGCGGCGCAATGTGAACATGACGCTCATCGCGCATGACAACCAGATCTACGGCCTGACCAAGGGACAGGCCAGTCCTACCACGGCCCGGGGGCAGGCGACCAAGGCCCAGCCCGGAGGCTCGCCGTCCGAACCGCTCAATCCCGTGGCTTTGGCCGTAACCATGAAGGCCGGATTCGTGGCGCGGGCCTTTTCCGGGGAAAAGGACCATCTGGTGACCATGATCAAGCAGGCGATCTGCCATCCGGGATTCGCCCTTGTGGACGTGTTGCAGCCATGTGTTTCCTTCAACAAGGTGAACACGTTCGCCTGGTACAGGGAACGCTGCTACAAGCTCGGCGAGGATCACAATTCGGCGGACTGGGATGCGGCCATGACCGTGGCCATGGAATTCGACGAGCGGATTCCCATCGGCATACTCTACCGCAACAGTCGCGCTCCGTTCGGTTCGGGCATGCCCGGGCTGGAAAAGGGACCGCTCGCACTGCGTTCCGTGAACAGGGAGGAACTGGTCTCGATTCTTGCCGGATTTGAATAG